One Cytobacillus luteolus genomic window carries:
- a CDS encoding Dps family protein: MQNQEEQGFSPDEFKLSKSGFDPAMPGHNNPHMDKMILRQEPRTAKKQGCGISLPYETRLEMGLQLDEHLCALNVALHQYTKHHWLTEGAESFGSLHHILDEHIEVTQKHIDDVGERVARLGVVPTAHPVTQHEISYIKHEAEGRYTMRDFLRNDLEHEIKIQGMLRKTIKRAHELNDFGTVQVLEEVLLKREDLGYHIWSLLEDDTLVRGMSHLLDQEGNIATNRHLNDNLN, from the coding sequence TTGCAAAATCAAGAAGAGCAAGGATTTTCACCAGATGAATTTAAATTATCAAAATCAGGCTTTGACCCAGCTATGCCAGGACATAACAATCCACATATGGATAAAATGATCCTTCGTCAAGAGCCTAGAACTGCCAAAAAACAAGGATGTGGCATTAGTCTTCCATATGAGACACGCTTAGAAATGGGCTTACAGTTGGATGAACATTTATGTGCATTAAATGTGGCATTACATCAATATACGAAGCACCACTGGTTAACGGAGGGTGCTGAGTCTTTTGGTAGCCTTCACCATATTTTAGATGAGCATATCGAAGTAACTCAAAAACACATCGATGATGTTGGAGAACGTGTTGCTCGTTTAGGAGTTGTGCCAACAGCCCACCCTGTAACACAACATGAGATTTCGTATATTAAACACGAAGCAGAAGGCCGTTATACAATGCGTGACTTCCTTCGAAACGACCTTGAGCATGAAATCAAAATTCAAGGCATGTTACGAAAAACCATTAAGCGAGCACATGAATTGAATGACTTTGGAACGGTTCAAGTGTTAGAAGAAGTGTTATTAAAACGAGAAGATTTAGGCTATCACATTTGGAGCCTGTTAGAAGATGATACATTAGTTCGTGGAATGAGTCATCTGCTTGACCAAGAAGGTAATATTGCTACTAATCGTCATTTGAATGACAATTTGAATTAA
- the yidC gene encoding membrane protein insertase YidC, translating to MKKIFGVLVLVSIFMLLTGCQQTTGSDVNLFHTYLVEPFIIAIESIAGVFNDNYGIAIIIITVVLRLVIMPFMLKQYRVQQEMKGKMESLKPEMQAIQEKLKESKDKAEQQQLQQDMFKLYQKHGVNPLNMGCLPILIQMPILMGLFYAISGSHEISTHSFLWFSLGQPDIMITAIAGVVYYLQFKVSQSTMPVEQQKQFKLIGLLSPIMIVIFSFTAPAALPLYWAVGGLFLILQTVVSRKMYASTIGKQPVIETAGEK from the coding sequence TTGAAGAAGATATTTGGAGTTTTGGTTTTAGTTAGTATTTTTATGCTTTTAACAGGTTGTCAGCAAACTACTGGGAGTGATGTAAACCTATTTCACACATACCTTGTTGAACCTTTTATCATAGCGATTGAGAGCATTGCTGGTGTTTTTAACGATAATTATGGAATAGCGATTATCATCATTACGGTGGTTCTTCGTTTAGTGATCATGCCGTTTATGCTAAAGCAATATAGAGTTCAGCAAGAGATGAAAGGGAAGATGGAATCCCTAAAACCTGAAATGCAAGCCATTCAAGAAAAGCTAAAAGAATCAAAGGATAAAGCAGAACAACAGCAGTTGCAACAAGACATGTTTAAACTTTATCAAAAGCATGGTGTAAATCCGTTAAACATGGGTTGTTTACCGATCCTTATTCAAATGCCAATCTTGATGGGTCTATTTTATGCAATCAGTGGATCACATGAAATTTCGACACATTCATTTCTATGGTTTAGCCTAGGTCAGCCAGATATCATGATTACTGCCATAGCTGGTGTTGTCTACTACCTACAGTTCAAGGTTTCACAAAGCACAATGCCAGTGGAGCAACAGAAGCAGTTTAAATTAATTGGATTACTTTCACCAATTATGATTGTCATTTTCTCGTTTACTGCTCCAGCAGCATTGCCACTTTATTGGGCAGTGGGGGGTCTGTTTTTAATTTTACAGACGGTTGTTAGCAGGAAAATGTATGCTTCTACAATTGGTAAACAGCCAGTGATAGAAACAGCTGGTGAAAAATAA
- a CDS encoding peptidase E: MKQIIAMGGGGFSMEPENPLLDTYILNQSGKNNPKICFIPTASGDSDDYISRFYTFFEKQECQPSHLSLFRPPTRDLESFILEKDIIYVGGGNTKNLLVLWKEWDLDVIFKKAWEQGILLAGVSAGSICWFEEGVTDSYGDRLEALKCLGLLEGSNCPHYDGEKDRRPSFQAFVDSRKITPGLAADDGVAFHFIDKELHKIISSRPNAKAYKVYNENGVKEVELETTYLGSL, translated from the coding sequence ATGAAACAAATCATTGCCATGGGCGGTGGCGGCTTTTCGATGGAGCCGGAAAATCCATTACTAGATACCTATATTCTTAATCAGTCGGGCAAAAACAATCCTAAAATCTGCTTTATTCCAACCGCTAGTGGAGACTCGGACGATTATATTTCTAGATTTTACACCTTTTTTGAAAAACAAGAATGTCAGCCTTCTCACTTATCCTTGTTCAGACCACCAACAAGAGATTTAGAAAGTTTTATTTTAGAAAAAGATATTATTTATGTTGGTGGTGGTAATACGAAGAATCTACTAGTTCTATGGAAAGAGTGGGATCTTGATGTTATTTTTAAAAAAGCATGGGAACAAGGAATTCTTCTAGCGGGTGTTAGTGCTGGGTCTATCTGCTGGTTTGAAGAAGGTGTGACAGATTCCTATGGAGACCGTCTTGAGGCGTTGAAGTGCTTAGGGCTGCTAGAAGGAAGTAACTGTCCACATTATGATGGAGAAAAGGATCGGAGACCATCGTTTCAAGCATTTGTTGACTCTCGAAAAATAACCCCTGGACTCGCAGCAGACGATGGTGTAGCTTTTCATTTTATAGACAAAGAACTCCACAAAATCATTAGCTCTAGACCAAATGCCAAAGCGTATAAGGTCTACAATGAGAACGGAGTAAAAGAAGTAGAACTTGAAACTACGTATTTAGGAAGTTTATAG
- a CDS encoding DoxX family membrane protein, producing MINNFLRENRIVAGVLALIRIYLGWSWMTAGWGKITGGFDANGYLGNAVANPVLDKGTGEAIYPMYNAFIEGFALPNVGLINFLIPWGEFLVGLGLLLGCLTTAAAFFGVMMNFMFMFAGTVSTNPEMVLLGVIILAAGANAGRYGADFYVLPYLRKVANFKINKNNKTGTTGTIKEKLA from the coding sequence ATGATTAACAACTTTTTAAGAGAAAATCGTATCGTAGCTGGAGTTTTAGCACTTATTCGTATATATCTTGGTTGGAGCTGGATGACAGCTGGTTGGGGAAAAATTACTGGTGGATTTGATGCAAATGGATACCTTGGAAATGCAGTTGCAAACCCAGTACTAGATAAAGGAACTGGAGAAGCCATCTACCCAATGTATAACGCGTTTATCGAAGGGTTTGCGCTTCCGAATGTGGGACTAATCAACTTCTTAATCCCTTGGGGCGAATTCCTTGTAGGTCTTGGATTATTACTAGGTTGCTTAACTACAGCCGCTGCATTCTTCGGAGTCATGATGAACTTCATGTTCATGTTCGCTGGTACTGTGAGCACAAACCCGGAAATGGTTTTACTTGGTGTAATTATCCTAGCTGCAGGCGCTAACGCTGGCCGCTATGGTGCAGACTTCTACGTACTACCATATTTAAGAAAAGTAGCTAATTTCAAAATCAATAAAAATAATAAAACAGGTACAACTGGTACTATTAAGGAAAAGCTTGCTTAA